The genomic window TCTTGCTGCAGAGGGGCAGTCTTGGAAGTCTCcgcaaggtaaggggatgtttgttccctgacgtcaaggctgcattgttgctacaaagttggacaggattaggccccAAGAGTGGTTATCTGGCAGCAGGCAACAGCAAATTCTTCCCAGTAAATTTGCATTATGTGAAGCTCTTCCTTTACATAGATCATAGAGGTGGAAGgtgcctaaaaggtcatctagaccaaccccCACCTGTtgcagaaaatcctcctagagcatctccagcaggtgcttgttgagcttctgcttgaagattttcagtgagggagagtccaccacctcccttggcaaacTGTTCCATCTGTCCACCTTTTACCTGTCCAGAGTCTCCTACCCATACACTTGACTGGGTGACCACTTTGAGTTCTAGTGTCACATAAGAGAAAGTAGGGGGATCTCTTTCTCTACGTTCTCATACTCTGCATGATTATACAAAGCTCTTCCCCCCCTTGTCGTTTTCCTCAACTAAACAGCCCCACATGTGAAGGGACAGTCAGCCCCCATTCATTCCATTGTAGGGATGGCCTCCACTTTCTCCTGACCTAAAGCCAAAGGCGCTCTGCCAAAAACACCACTGCAATGCTAGATGCAAACAGAGAActgcaagaccccccccccatgctgcccaACAGAAAAACAATCTGAATGGTGAGAGCAGGTGCTCCTCCCCATCTTGTTCTGCAACAAGCAGATGCACTTCCAAGGAAATGAGCACATAACGCCTTATCCCTGGGGTAATGCAGGGATGGAGCCTGAATGATTCATTTTGGTTGCAGTGGCCTCATCTGGGCACAGTTAGTGCAATTAATCCGTGGATGACCACAGCGTTTTGCAAGTTGTAGAAATGCCTTATGACACTCTTAATAAATCTCTATTCCCTCCCTACAACTAAGGCCATGGCTGCAGGTCTGGTCTGGGGCTTCCTGGTTCTGGTCAGCTGACAGCGTGATTAGGGCAGTGCACATCCAAGCTGAAGGTGAAGTGGCTGTGGCAGCAGTGATGGCAGGCAAAGTATGGGCACTGCTGATCCATCCATGCAAACAACCGGAcacaggttgcatcagcagcagattgtgacAGGTCTGAGGGGGCATAGATTGAAAAGAGAGCAGGTGTGTCTTGTTAAAGCGTTCCTGTTAATGCTTAAATACACTACCTCTTcccatagagcagtgattttcaaccttttccatctcagggcacactgacaaggtgctaaaattgacaaggcacaccatcagttgacaattgacaaggcacaccatgctgctgatgggggggggggaaatcacattccccaatggtcttatgaccctccccaaattcccatgacaCACATGCAGACCCTTCGCAGctcaccagtgtgtcatggcatacaagttgaaaatcactgccatagagcCTTCATGCACAAGAAAGCAAAATTCTGGGATGCCCTCAGGATTTCACTAAATATATTTTGTGTTGAAGTCAAAAATTAGGAAATGTAGTTCTGGACACAGACTAGGCACATAGTATGAAAGCCAGACAATGTCTTCTATAAGACAAGAGCATCCAATGCTGTTTTCCTTTGCTCTTAAGGTAAGCATAGCttgcatatcttgaaaatattatttcaGAAACAGAGTGATGTGGAAGTTGGCAGCTAGTTCTACAATACACTGAGAAAGAAGGGAAATCACATGAGCAGAGCAACTTAAGAGGTTTTAAAaccagaggggggggggttatctGCCATGTCTCTCACTGCATTACTTTACACCACTCATACAAAGAATCCGAGGTGCCTTCAGCATTTTTCCAGGCAATCACCTTAAACATGCATACCAGCAAAACTGTTCGTTAAATGCAAGCTAAGCAAGATCTCTATCAGAAGCATGTTTTCCCGACCGACAATAAAACATTGTTTGCCACCCTCTACAAAACAATCTCCCCAACCCACTTGACAGACACTCATCATTTGGCCTAAGTAGGAGACCTCAAATCATTACTCAAATTGGTTAGGTAGCTCAGCCAACTGCATGCTGGGCCAATATCAAGGGGGATACAAATGCTGCATTTTCAGAAACAGCAATTTGAAAGCACAAATACTTTTATGTTCAAGTCTCTAGTCTGTCTGCCATGGGGTTTATTCTGCTAATGTGCAAATCTGAGGCTGAATTTGGCAGTCGGACAATCTCCCCTttcactttttttattttaaaatcagtttctagtcctcatggccaAGGGTGAAAGCTGAAAAACACCTGGGTAGAGTCTGGAAAATGTTCAGGAAGATAATTATAGTCTCATAACAATAGCCACATCCTCAGACATCTCCCTACTTTGATAGTTTGACCTTGTACAGAGAAACACGTTTGTCTAACTCACTACTGTATATGCCAACATCACAGCAGATCTCCAGGGTAGGGTCTTTCCCTACACAACCTGGAGATGGAACCTGAGATCTGCTCCAGGTGACTCCATCATTGAGCTACAGCCCGCCTCCCCAAACAAACACCAGTCAGTACAATCTGCAATGCTTTCTGAATGTTTTCAATACGCTTCAGGCCTGCACAGCTTATTACGTGTCATGTATCTCAGCAACTACCACTGCAGCCTACCAGATGATGGACAATTGGCTGGAACTGCAAAAACAAGCAGGGAGCAAGAGAGGCAGTTCACAGAGTTTCTACTGGATCACCAGTTGTGCATGCAAGTGTGCCAGGTTTCACAATCCAGCACTGACCCCATCAGGCAGACAAGCTGCTGGCCTGAAGACAGACAGATTTGAAGGTCATAGCAGGATCTTTCCCTGACTTTGCAATTTGCATGATAGGGACAGCAGAGTCTGACACCATACCAATGTTTGAAGTTGGCTGTCccttaaaataatgttttaaagCAGCCCATAAGAAGAGTTCTGCAGGAGACCAAAGATCCACTTAAGCCAGTGTTGTTTCTCACCATTGCCTATCAGATGCCTGAGACCCATAGccagggcatgaaggcagcagcccttTCCCACACCCCAGCAACTTCAATTGAAGCAGTCTATTTCTATACATGGAAGATCCTTTTTAGCTATCATAGTTAATAGCTATGAACAGGCATCTCCTGTACACCAtgtagcagtgaattccataaattaattttgCATTGTTGAAAGAGATACTTTTTCAGGCCTGAATCTACTGCCAGTcaatttcattgggtgacccCAAAGTCCTAACATTAGTGGACAGAGATTTTCCAGCCTCTTTCTCCCCACCACGCATGATTATATAAAAACCTCCGTTATGTTCCCCACACTCCCTTAAGTCTTTTATACTTTAGTCCTTCACCTTTCAAAAGAGTAGGGGTGTGGGTGTGTATGAGGAAATTAAATGTGCACTGGACCCGCCACAGGCATTATCCAACGGAGCCCCTACCACAGCCAATTTTCCATCTATTTCAACTGAAACATATTCCCAGTTTACAGAATCTGTTTTTCAGAGCTACATCGGAGGGAAGGGTTATAAGTACATCTGTAATACACATTAAGGACATTAACTAGCCCCAAAATGACATCTGCCTTTCCTATTAAGAATATAAAACAATGTATAAGCAAGGCCTTCAGAAGTATAAACTCCAGTCTGTGCGTGGCAATCAGATGTTCAAATCAGCTCTAGTTAACAGCAGTCAGAATCACAACTCATCTTACAAAGTGAGGCTCATTTCATCAATTTATTTCCAAGGTGACGGCACTGGGAAAGCAGGAAAGAGCAAGTGGTCCGCTGAATGTTTTCTATCCAACAGAAAACCTCAAACCATTACTGTTAAATATGCAGAGCGTGTTATAAATAAATGTTATGCTAATACAGGGTCCATAGGAATagaaaagacaaaacaaagaTGAACAAAACAACAAGAGCAAGGAAGGTGCAGTTCACCTTCTCCATCAAGAGGTaatcttttgtttttaaacaaaaccaAAAGCAACACACAAGCAGTACCTAAAGTTTGTAGACTCCTTTGCACAACAAAACATTTACATTACAAGCGTATCTGCATGGACAAAATTGGTTCAGTGCTATGTGTAACTATACAAATCTGTTTCTTTTAGATTGCAAGTGACAATTGTTCAGTTGCTCTAGTGcaaacagaaggcacttccatACCATCCAcaacatgctgcatgctatgctgGTCTGCAGTTCTCCAACCTTTACAACTTTTCAGAAGACTACAGAAGGAAGGAGGAGACAGGAACTCCCCATCCTACCTAATGAACTCTGCTCCATCAGCAGAATAGAATTTAGGATGCAAGCTGTAGGGCATTTACAACCAGGAGAGCTTTCCATGAAAAACCAACACCTGCAACTGGAGCAGTACCCTTCATTTTCAGTATTTTCGGGAACCTTTGGAAAGTTCTGCAATTCATAAATGAAAAGGTCTTATATGACTGCATTCAGACATAGCAGTAAACCATCATTTGTCATGATGATCACAGGCAGGCATGGACTTAGGCTTGCTGGCTCCTTTTCCATGTGCACAGATAGGCAAATCAGAATTTAGTTTTACAGAACCCAAAACATCATGGTTTGCCTGTAAACCAGAATCCCAACTCAGTCTGATCCTGGTTTGTGCAACTCAGTTTGCTGGCTAAGAATTGGGATGAAATGGTCAACAATAGTTTGCTACAAACCAATAGCAGCTTTCAGTCTCTCCCCCTCACATGCAGAGAAGGGAAACTATTTCTTTTTATAACTACACTCAAATGCAGCCAGTAACTCCAACATGCTTCAGGAATTAAAATACATGGTTGTAACCTTTTACTATATGGGTGTGCACTTGTGCAATCATGGAAGAAGTTACAAGACATTTCTAACCTCAGGGTTATGAGAAgcactaaaaaaaataaagaagaagtGAACTCTGTAACTGATTTTCAGCTTTGGCTTTGTTGACTACTCCCTGACAATTCAAATTCACAGAGTGGATGAACCAGTCAGGGAGAAGGTTGGTGCACAACTTTTAAGTCTGATGAACAACACAAAAAAATATGGTGTTCTCTGAACAGCTGGGAAACTTGGCAGCATCTGGGGATGTATTGCTCGACAAGCTGTTCTTTTCTTCTTGTGCAGCATGTCACACCAACAAGGATAGTGGCATAGAACCTCCAGCAGTCAGGATTTAGAACGACAGCTCTTGAGCAGGTCACGTATTTTCACTTCtagtttaaattttttaaaaataaacttgtgATTACTCTCTGAAACATATTtgataaatctttttaaaaattactctAAAGGTTATAAAATGTTAGTCAAAACTTTTTAATATGAATAGTTTTTGGACAAGCAGGTCTAGTTCCTGGTCAGAGGGCTACAACAACAGATTAcaatgaggaggaggagcggggggggggggaatagtcaAGGGAGGAGATGGCAAACTACAGCTAACATCCCAAGGATTTTCATTAAAAAGGTTTGACTGCATATAAACACATCCTTTTCCAAGTAATGTGTCTACCCCATTGGCTTTCCATCAGGAAGGAAGCATTAGTACTCTATTTACATTCAGAAGTtattccccccctttcttttcttcagtATGGCACAGACGCCAATAAGTCAAGTCAGGGGAAGGCTTCTTAGCAGAGGTGTAGGACCGCTTTGTTAATCTCTGGGTTTGTCCAATCGTTGCGGATGTCATCCAAGTGATTATCAAAATCTACTAGCGTTTCATAGGATCGGCTGTCCAAAAGTGAGGCAGAGATTCTTTGGGCTTCTGACCAGTCTTCACAGTAGTCACTAAAGAGGTGGAAAAGACAGAAGAGTTGAACAGCCCTCAGGAGGAACCAACCAACCACCAAGTCCCTTTGAGCAAGGAAAAACAGAAAGCTATATGCATAAAACTACTACGGCATGTTTAGGTTCAGCTGGATTACACACTGAAACCAGTTTTAACCAGGGCACATGGCCCTGAAAACTCCACTAGACAACCCTTTCCTGAATCACAGTTCCCACCGTAGTTTTCCACTTGAGGAaaggcatttttttaaaggaagcctTTAAAAAGGAAGCCTCTGCTGTGCCAACAGGACTTAAACATTATTCCTTCTTGTTAGAAAAATAGTTAAGAGGATAGAAAATTGTCCGATTCTGAGCTGGAATTGTTACTGCTGGAGAGTTAACAAGATGCTGCTTAACTGCCTAGGTGTGAAGGCCCATTCCAAGAATACTCACAAGTGTGGGTCTTTGCACTTCCATTTATTTTCATGATGCTCAAATACATAAACTGTGGGTTCTATGCACTCCATTGTAAATTTTGTATTATCCACCTAGCAGAGAACAAAGAGACAGGTTTTCTTTATACTAATAttgcagaaaacacacacacacaggacgcTCAAATGGCAGAATAATTTCAACAAAGCTGCTCTTCCATTGACCATCCCTGATAGGTGATGTGCCTGTTCTCACAAGGGATATGCTGGCAGTATGCTTTTGAAAGTGCTCTCCCCTGAACACAACAATGAAATAATCCCATGGTACATGGGTTAACTTCTGTTTCCAGTTCAGTGCAAATTAGCTGAAGAGGATCACATGAATCTAGCTCAGTTGGAAATTCTGAGAACTAAGAACAAATTCTAGTGCAGAATTCTTTTAAGAGCAGAAACCTTCAAGTTTTCcacccctaataataataataataataataataataataataataatacaggtatttatataccacctttcttgatcgtcagatttctcctcagacttaaattcaaggcagtttacataggcaggctatactaaatcccaatagggatttttacaactgaagaaggttctgtctttcaagaaccacaacatttcagatggatctttttatgatctggtatcacattctggcccccattttccccccacacaggctgacagcggccaaagagcaggtggaataactcggcataactcgtctaggcttgtcagctgcttcaaggtctcgctgttcaggtgccggtggccttgaactggcaacctttggatgttatcttcaggcaaatggaggctctaccctctagatcagaacTTCTGCCCCTAGACACCTTTTCACATCTGCTGAGGAGGTCACAAAGGTCAACCATGGAAATGCAGTtcaggttgagcctgtttatctgccaaTTATACatccgcagatctggctcaacacgcaTTAAGCCAGACTCAGCTCCAtctgagccctccaaaggggaccagagctgccATCCGGTCCccactggagggctttctgaagtccagagaggccacacatgtccgactgctgcctctgcaggcttcagaatgtccTGTAGTGGAGAAAAAGCACCACTTTCTGATTCCTTTAACCAGAATTGGTTTTCTTTTGCCACTATGGTtcattttgaagcctgcagaaggagcgggcagatgcacactgcctctcctggcttcagaaagccttccagatggGACCAGAGGATAGCTCTGGTTCCCTTCAGAGGGGTTAATGGGGTGAAGACCACAGATCTGAGTATCCGTGAAATTTGGTATCAGtagggggtctgagaacagatcccctacagataccaaggccccagcTGTGCACTGTAGAGGATTTTGGaacatatttttagattgtgagccttttgggacagggaactggCTCATCCCTTCCTTTGTGAACTGCCCTAAGAGCTCTttgcttaatccatttctgcccagccccaaggtgtacacatttgatccctgttgcatatatgtaacgttGTAACTGCTTATAAGCAGTTTATAAACacattgaataaatgaatattctAGACCAGGCTTGTAGGATctacattcattttttttactACACAGAAACACAACAGTAAAGTCAAAGAAATGTAGGTACCATAATGAGTGCTGGATCATTAAACCCTTCCGCGATTCTGGAAGCCACCTTTTCGGCAACCTGGTTTGGACTACAATAGAAAGATAAGTCAATGATGTGAGTCTACTGTACTTTACCCCCAATCAAAATGAAATAAGAAGGCACAATCCATTATCGGGGGTGGGAGTCAAATAGGTACAAATCAATCTACTGTCAGCTTaaaactttttttcattttttcctctttaagggggaaaaacacacatttaATTTATAGTCTAGACTCTAGGCAGGTTCTTAGATGCAACTATAAACTAAACAGGTTTTAATTACAAGGGTCTAAcatagccattttcaatctttttcagctcgtggcacactgacaaggcactaaaattgtcaaagcacactaccagttttttacttacattaaattactacattacagttaatcttgaattaataaaattaatacaattaaatcattacatgacaaaaaaaattgacaagaagcatggagaggaaactatatgtggtttctgaaaaggataaaaatcctatgttcaaattcttatcaaaaatGCCAGAAAGTGtaggcaaagacagggcaggttgatcacagagtggagaatgtgggtgaggagcagtgaggagacatgattgaaacaagtgcaggattaaactgcgggtggggggggagagagagagaatgtgaggcagtgtttctgtatctttggaaggtactgacaagtgaggggagggacagtaagagagttgctaactgtgattgtgagatttggggggggaatattcctggggaagggggtggtgtgggggagaagaggagagagaagtgccaattgcctgcttgtgtatttgtgaaaaaagaatgcaaccaaaagcccaatcctatgcatgcctgctcagaagtaagccccaatatagtcaatggggcttactcccaggtaagtgtgaatgggtagcatccccagagcccaatcctatgcatgcctgctcagaagtaagccccatta from Tiliqua scincoides isolate rTilSci1 chromosome 9, rTilSci1.hap2, whole genome shotgun sequence includes these protein-coding regions:
- the EMC8 gene encoding ER membrane protein complex subunit 8, which codes for MRLSTQAYCKMVLHGAKYPHCAVNGLLVAEKQPPPQHHRRDAPPAHTLLVDCVPLFHGTLALAPMLEVALSLVDSWCKENSYIIAGYYQANERVKDASPNQVAEKVASRIAEGFNDPALIMVDNTKFTMECIEPTVYVFEHHENKWKCKDPHFDYCEDWSEAQRISASLLDSRSYETLVDFDNHLDDIRNDWTNPEINKAVLHLC